Genomic window (Sulfurovum sp. NBC37-1):
CGTGCTGACATGCTCTCTGCCATCGCCCACGAATTCAGAAATCCCATTGCATCCATTATGGGATATTCACAGACATTACAGGAAGACCCTGATATCCCCAAGCCTTTACAGGAGAAGTTTCTGGGAAAGGTTTACAACAATGGTCAAAAAATAGAAGATCTTCTCTCACGGCTTATTTTATGGAACAAATTTGAGAGTGGTGAAGCAACACTGCATAAAAGTACTTTCAATCTGCTCTCTCTGGCCAACGAGGTAAAAGCGGTATTACAGGAAGCCTATAAAGACAGAGAGATCGAAGTCATTGGTCAAGAGCGTACTGTGGAAGCGGATCGTACACTGATCGAACTGGTGCTGAAGAACCTGATCGAAAATGCTTTGAAATATTCCAAAGATACCATCACAGTCAGGATAGATGAAGATCGAATCTCCGTGATCGACAAGGGAACGGGGATCAGTGAGAAAGACCTGGGAAAGGTGACAAAAAAATTCTATCGTTCCGGTACACATAACTGGGACAATTCCATGGGGCTGGGACTTTCCATCGTAAAAACCATTTTGACACTGCATGGCAGCACACTGGAAATAGAGAGTGAGCTGGATAAAGGGTCCACCTTCTCTTTCAAGCTCTGATCAGGCGGTATAGATCAGTTTCTCCTGGATATTTCCATCATGGACTTCAACATAACGCATCGGATACATATCCATATCCAGGGGTCTTATGAATCCTCTGGTAACCACAACTTTAACATGGTTGATCTGTGTGACGGAATCTATGTGTTTATGTCCTGAGAGCGTAAGCATAAGATTGGGATAGGAAAAGAGAGCCTGCTGTACCTCTTTAGTGTTGTTCAGTACATATTTGTGCAGATCTTTCTCCTTTGTTCCTTTCCAGTAATTTGTGTAGGGATGGTGGTTGAGGATAATTGAGGGTTTTCCGGCATTTAAAACTTTTTTTGCAAAATGGATCGTCTCTTGGGTATAGATCCCGTTATTGGCATTCTCTATGCAGCTGTCCAGACCCAGTATCTGTACTCCTTTTTTCTCCAGCAGCCAGTCTTTCCCCCGTACGGTCAGTGCTTTATCGTCCATAAATAGCGATTTGAATTCATCCAGATGGATACTGTCATTTGGCTTCGGCGAAGATTCTTTGTTGCCTCGGACCACATAGGAGGGGCAGTGCAGTTTTCCGATGATTTCTTTGAATTTCAATGCATCGGAATTGCCTTTGACATTGTTGTTGAAGTTGTCGCCTCCAAAAAGAACAAAATCCAGACCAGGGTAGTTTTTATTGACGAATGCCACCATGAGTTCCATGGCTTCCACACTTTCATCGTTGCTGAGATCCATATGTGAATCTGTAATATGAATGAATTTAAGACGGTCGTTTTCCTCCGCTTCGTTTGCTGGAGAGACAAGCGGGAAAGCACTGACTGCCAGTGCCCCTTTCATAAAACCTCTTCTTGTAATTGTTGCCATAATGGCTCCTTTTAGTCACCAATGGGGATATAAGCATATCCTTCATTCTGTTTGTCTATGAGTCCAATGGTGGAATTAGGGATTATTTTAACAAAACTATATATATCTTTTGCTTGCAGTTTCTTTTTGGACATACCGGCACCGCACATAAGAAATTCCACATCATAATTCTTCATCATGGATTTAATGCGTTTGGCAAGTGTTTTGTGATTTTTCATAAGGGCATTGTCCCCCTTGAAAATGGAATGGATCGGATCTTTTGTGAAGAACTTATAGGCTCCACCATGGATGACCACGACAACATTAAGCTCTTTGAGCTTGCCTTGATAGTGTGCTTTATTGGCAACAACACCTTTAAGTAACTTGCGTTCCAATGTCATCAGGTTCCCAGTCGTAAGGTCGTAAACAACCTGTGCCGTCTCTTCCTCTGCATGGAGGATGGCGCATGCCAAGAGTAATATGACAAGAATCTTTTTCATTGATATCCTTTGTATGCAAGGGCACCTCTAATAACCCATTATGAGTATTTAGGGTTATTAGAGGTGCCCATAATTCTATTAATATCAGAAAAGTGTAAAAAAAGTATAAAGAGCTATAAAATCTCTATGGTTATTGCTTGCGTTAAGCCCAAATACAGTGTTTGTTTCGTAGGATTAAAATAATGAAGTACTATAATAAAATATTTATTTGGATTACCTTTTTTATACTGGTCATTCTCTTTTCATCGGTTTTTTTCTTTTTTAAACAGACCAGGGAAGCCAGGCTGGAAACGCTGGGTGACCATATCATATCGAACTTTAGAGCCGGACTTGCTTATGAAATGACAGACCTGTTGTCGCTTTCCCTGGCTCTGGCAGAAGATGCAGCTATTAAAAATGCACTCCTAAACGATAATGAATCCCAGGGGTATGAGATTCTGCGGAATATTACCCGACGCTTTAAAAAATATACGCATCTTCAGTCACTACGCATACAGCTGCTTACACCAGATTTCTATATTTTTGCACGAAGCTGGAACGAAGGATTTGAAGGTATGCCCATCTGGTGGTTCAGGGATGACCTACAGGAATTGAAACATAATAAGCAACCTAAAGTGGGTATGGAAATAGGAAGACTGTTGACATTTAAGGCCACCATACCCGTACGCAGTGGGAAAAAACTTATAGGGTATCTCGAAGCGATTAAGTTGATTGATGAATTTTCGGTAAAACTCCGCAGAAAAGGCATAGAACTTTTTGCGCTGATGGATGAACGTTTTCTGGAACAAGCTGCATTAATGCGCAATTTTCCAGTGATACATAACCATATTCTGGCTAACCAGAATTATCATCAGCAAGCGAAAGAAAAATTACAGACAATAGACTGGAATAAACTCGAAAAAAAAACTTATATGCTGCATGAGGGTACCTATTATCTTTTAGAGCCTATGCATAACGGGAAGGGAGATAAAATAGGCGTGTATGTACTTGCACTTTCCCAAAAAGCATTGAAGGATTATGAAAACGAGAATCAGGGTTTTTCATTCTTTACACAGTTTTCAGATGAAGATATGCAGAACGTTGTTGCTTCATGGGCACATCCTTTTGGCAGTTTTAGAAACGGATACGATAAAGAACTGATTGAACTGCTTCCCCGCCTGAAAAAAGAAGACAAACAGGAATTTGAATCTGAAGCAAAAAGTATTCTTGGGGAGTACAGCAAAGAAGAACTGATCGATATCATACTTTCCAATAAACATAACGAAAAGAAGACTGGGGTGATAAAATGAAAATACTTATACTGGAAGATGAATCGATACTGGCCTTGAGTATGAAAGAGTTTCTTGAAGACAGTGGGTATGAGGTGAACTGTTTTGCCCACTCAGAGGAAGCTTACGATTCCATCTATGAAACTGTATATGACCTGCTGTTGCTGGATGTAAAGGTACTGGGTGAAAAGAATGGTTTCGAAATACTCGATATGTTGAGGAAAGAAGGGGTGACGGTACCGGCGATTTTCATCACTTCTTTAACAGATATAGAAGATTTAACCCGTGGTTATGAGTGTGGAGCATGTGATTATATACGCAAACCGTTTGACCTTGCCGAACTCAGGTTGCGGGTGGAACAGGTCATTAAAACATACTGCTTCTCTTCCCAGGACGAACGTATTGAACTCCCTTTTGGGTATTGTTATGATCTTAAAAAATTAAAACTCTCTTTTGAAGATGAAGATATCATACTTACAAAAACAGAAGCGAAGATACTCGAACTGCTTATCAAGCAGAAAGGGAATGTCGTATCGTATGAAATGTTCTGGGAAGAGATATGGGGAGAATGGATCGACCCGACCAATATCCGTGTACAGGTCGGTACTCTGCGTAAAAAACTGAAACATGATTTTATCAGAAATATCCGTGGTGTGGGGTACAGTATTGATTTTTGATGCCCGTAAATTTGCCCGTAAATATGCGATTATCTATTCATCGGTATTGGCGGTTTTACTGATCGTACCCCTGATCACTTATGTCGGTCTTTTATTGCAGATCGACGAGGCAAAAGTTAAGCTTTCTCTGGATTCCAAGGCAAAAGAGATCATGCTTTCCATGCAAAACTATAAAAACAGTGACAAAATATACCATTTCCCAAGGTATAAAGAGTATAGTGCGGCACTCTATGATGAAAGGTATAAAACGATCTTTTCAACATTGGATTTTAAGCCAAATACACTTACCGAGGGCTTTCACCATTATGCAAACCGATACTATTATGTCTATCCTCTGCCGAAAGGTTATTATTTTGGAGCATCGATACTGGTGGTTGAAACGGTACATACTTCCAGTAGTATCTATCTGTATGCTTTTTCAGTTCTGATAGCTATTTTCATTGCACTTTTCATTTTCTCTCTTTTGCTGTTGCGTAATTTTTCCGTACCTTTTGAAAAACTGAACAGGCAGTTGGACAACTTTATCAAAGATTCCATGCACGAGATCAATACACCTCTGAGCATCATCAATCTCAATGTAGACCTTTTTGTCGGGAAAAATGGAGACAATAAATACCTCTCTCGCATAAAGTCTGCTTCCAAAACGCTTGCAACCATCTATAATGATATGGATTACCTCATCAAGCAGGGGCGGATAGAGTACACAAAAAAAATGATAGATATGGGAGAGTTCGTCCAAAACAGGGTAGATTATTTTCAAGAGGTTGCCAACCTGAAAAATATTGTACTCGATACCCATATTGAAAATGGGGTGATGTATCATTGTTCAAAAACGAAACTGCAGCGCATCGTGGACAACACTATCTCCAATGCTATTAAATACAGCAACAACGATACCCGGGTGCTTATCTCGCTGAGGCTTGTAGAAGGCAGGGTCGTATTTGAGGTTGAAGACCATGGTGTTGGCATAAAGAATGTGCAAAAGATCTTTTCCCGATATTACAGGGAAGATGAGGCCAAGGGCGGTTTTGGTATAGGCCTGAATATCGTTAAGCAGATCACAGAAGAAGAGCATATAGGCCTCGATGTCAAGTCAATATTTGGCAGAGGAACGACCTTTACCTACACATTTTCAAGTCAATAATTTATTTTAATAATCATACATTTATTTTTTTTACAGTTTTTTTACACTTCTTTGTTATGATGCTTTCGTAACTATAAAAAAAGGAGTGTAAATGCAAAGAAAAATCAAACTTGTTACTGTTGCTGCAATCTTGATTTCATCAACATCACTGGTGAATGCAGTAGATTTGACCAAAGCATATGAAATGCCCGATGCAAGCAAGCTGATAGAAAAAGACAAACTTGCCAAACCGACGAAATATACCATGCCCAAAGGGTGTGTAACAACAGATGCGGCGTCCATTGCAAGAGGAGAGTATATTTTCCATAATCTGAATGGGAAAAAAGCAAAAAAGAAGCCACCAAAAGGATTGGCAAAATTTGTTGAGAAGAATGGCAAAAAAAAGCCTAAACAGTATGGAAACTGTGTGGCGTGCCACAATATCGAAGGTGCCAAAGGTGCCGGAAATATCGGTCCTGACCTGACAGGGTACAAAGCAATGTTCATTGATACAAAAACAAGAGATTATCCATTTGTATTTCAAAAGATTGCAGATCCGAGGATAGACAATCCAGACACACACATGACTGTAAATCTTACAACCAAGCTGTTCAATGAACAGGAGATATGTGATCTTACATCGTATGTAGTATCTGAGAAAAAGCAAAAGTAATAAAAGGAAGGTAAAGTATGAAAAGAAGAAGTTTTATAAAAAGTATAGCAGCAGTTTCGGCGGTAGTTGCAACAGCAACTCCTGCAGTACTCATGGCAGAAGAAGAAAAAAAGGCAGTGCCAAAAGGCCCGAATGCCTTATCGGTAGAGGCTGCAATTGATGCGATCACGGGAGGAAAAGGCGCAAAAGAGAGTGACAAGGTAAAACTTACTGTACCTGAGATCGCAGAGAACGGTGCGGTTGTCCCTGTCAAAGTAAATGTCGATCATCCTATGGAAGAGGGAAATTATGTCAAGGCTATTCATGTGCTTGCTGCAAAAAACGGTAATTCAAGATGTGTAGATGTGATGCTTACACCAGCCAATGGCAAAGCCTATTTTGCTACGAGAATCAAATTGGGTTCTACGCAGGAAGTGATCGGTGTTGCGGAACTAAGTGACGGTACGTTCATCAAGGCAGCAAAAAGTGTAAAAGTAACGATTGGCGGATGTGGCTGATTTCAGCCAGTCTGGTAATGCACATATAAAAATAACAGTATATAAAGGATAACAAATGGCAGAAGCACGAAAATCAATGATAAAGATCAAACCAAAGAAGTATAAAGCGGGAGATATAGTAAAAGTTGACTTTATTGTCATACACCCGATGGATACAGGTTTAAAGAAAGACAAGAAAACAGGCAAAATAAAGCCTGCGCACTATATAGACAGCATTACATTCAGTTTCGACGGTAAGCCGTTCACTACGATGAAAGTATGGGAAACTGTTTCGACAAACCCTTACTTTTCTGTTAACTTCAAGGTACCCGGAAAAGGTAAGATCACAGTAGACTATACAGACAATACAGGTGAGAAAAACAGTAAAAGCAAAAAACTTAAACCAAAAGGATAAGCAATGAAAAGAGTGATATTACCATTGGCTCTTTTGGTGACTATGGCAACTGCAGGAGAGCAGTTCGCTATGAGTGATGCTGACAGAGCAATGTATAAAGAGATGTTGGAAAACAACCCTGCTGATATTTATGTGGAAGAGGGTGGAGAGATACTTGAAGAACAACTGGGTGGCGAAGCGGCACTTGCAAAGTTTTTGGGAGTGAGTGAAAAAGAGTTGCCTAAAGAGATTGCCTCTTTTCCAAAATATGTGAAAAAGCTTGGAAATGTCGTTGGGCTCGACCAGGTAATGCAGGCAATGGAGGCTGAACAGGGTAAAAAAATAACAAAACTCAAAGATAAAAAAATGTTCTCTATGCTGGCATATGT
Coding sequences:
- the soxY gene encoding thiosulfate oxidation carrier protein SoxY, whose protein sequence is MKRRSFIKSIAAVSAVVATATPAVLMAEEEKKAVPKGPNALSVEAAIDAITGGKGAKESDKVKLTVPEIAENGAVVPVKVNVDHPMEEGNYVKAIHVLAAKNGNSRCVDVMLTPANGKAYFATRIKLGSTQEVIGVAELSDGTFIKAAKSVKVTIGGCG
- a CDS encoding sensor histidine kinase, which codes for MILSEISVVWGTVLIFDARKFARKYAIIYSSVLAVLLIVPLITYVGLLLQIDEAKVKLSLDSKAKEIMLSMQNYKNSDKIYHFPRYKEYSAALYDERYKTIFSTLDFKPNTLTEGFHHYANRYYYVYPLPKGYYFGASILVVETVHTSSSIYLYAFSVLIAIFIALFIFSLLLLRNFSVPFEKLNRQLDNFIKDSMHEINTPLSIINLNVDLFVGKNGDNKYLSRIKSASKTLATIYNDMDYLIKQGRIEYTKKMIDMGEFVQNRVDYFQEVANLKNIVLDTHIENGVMYHCSKTKLQRIVDNTISNAIKYSNNDTRVLISLRLVEGRVVFEVEDHGVGIKNVQKIFSRYYREDEAKGGFGIGLNIVKQITEEEHIGLDVKSIFGRGTTFTYTFSSQ
- the soxX gene encoding sulfur oxidation c-type cytochrome SoxX; the encoded protein is MQRKIKLVTVAAILISSTSLVNAVDLTKAYEMPDASKLIEKDKLAKPTKYTMPKGCVTTDAASIARGEYIFHNLNGKKAKKKPPKGLAKFVEKNGKKKPKQYGNCVACHNIEGAKGAGNIGPDLTGYKAMFIDTKTRDYPFVFQKIADPRIDNPDTHMTVNLTTKLFNEQEICDLTSYVVSEKKQK
- a CDS encoding DsrE family protein, which gives rise to MKKILVILLLACAILHAEEETAQVVYDLTTGNLMTLERKLLKGVVANKAHYQGKLKELNVVVVIHGGAYKFFTKDPIHSIFKGDNALMKNHKTLAKRIKSMMKNYDVEFLMCGAGMSKKKLQAKDIYSFVKIIPNSTIGLIDKQNEGYAYIPIGD
- a CDS encoding metallophosphoesterase family protein — protein: MATITRRGFMKGALAVSAFPLVSPANEAEENDRLKFIHITDSHMDLSNDESVEAMELMVAFVNKNYPGLDFVLFGGDNFNNNVKGNSDALKFKEIIGKLHCPSYVVRGNKESSPKPNDSIHLDEFKSLFMDDKALTVRGKDWLLEKKGVQILGLDSCIENANNGIYTQETIHFAKKVLNAGKPSIILNHHPYTNYWKGTKEKDLHKYVLNNTKEVQQALFSYPNLMLTLSGHKHIDSVTQINHVKVVVTRGFIRPLDMDMYPMRYVEVHDGNIQEKLIYTA
- a CDS encoding cache domain-containing protein, which translates into the protein MKYYNKIFIWITFFILVILFSSVFFFFKQTREARLETLGDHIISNFRAGLAYEMTDLLSLSLALAEDAAIKNALLNDNESQGYEILRNITRRFKKYTHLQSLRIQLLTPDFYIFARSWNEGFEGMPIWWFRDDLQELKHNKQPKVGMEIGRLLTFKATIPVRSGKKLIGYLEAIKLIDEFSVKLRRKGIELFALMDERFLEQAALMRNFPVIHNHILANQNYHQQAKEKLQTIDWNKLEKKTYMLHEGTYYLLEPMHNGKGDKIGVYVLALSQKALKDYENENQGFSFFTQFSDEDMQNVVASWAHPFGSFRNGYDKELIELLPRLKKEDKQEFESEAKSILGEYSKEELIDIILSNKHNEKKTGVIK
- the soxZ gene encoding thiosulfate oxidation carrier complex protein SoxZ; this encodes MAEARKSMIKIKPKKYKAGDIVKVDFIVIHPMDTGLKKDKKTGKIKPAHYIDSITFSFDGKPFTTMKVWETVSTNPYFSVNFKVPGKGKITVDYTDNTGEKNSKSKKLKPKG
- a CDS encoding response regulator transcription factor, which translates into the protein MKILILEDESILALSMKEFLEDSGYEVNCFAHSEEAYDSIYETVYDLLLLDVKVLGEKNGFEILDMLRKEGVTVPAIFITSLTDIEDLTRGYECGACDYIRKPFDLAELRLRVEQVIKTYCFSSQDERIELPFGYCYDLKKLKLSFEDEDIILTKTEAKILELLIKQKGNVVSYEMFWEEIWGEWIDPTNIRVQVGTLRKKLKHDFIRNIRGVGYSIDF
- a CDS encoding sensor histidine kinase — translated: MFSKPKFTEYVMARLVTLGVFLFILFSVLIVVVMQEREDILLSIVLLGIAFAIFIFSIFRGAKRMQNELEVINKYLKNLDEIEKIDYETCFFTREFEEINENLIRVLKNAKKREDIKQRYNAKLKLKNRQRADMLSAIAHEFRNPIASIMGYSQTLQEDPDIPKPLQEKFLGKVYNNGQKIEDLLSRLILWNKFESGEATLHKSTFNLLSLANEVKAVLQEAYKDREIEVIGQERTVEADRTLIELVLKNLIENALKYSKDTITVRIDEDRISVIDKGTGISEKDLGKVTKKFYRSGTHNWDNSMGLGLSIVKTILTLHGSTLEIESELDKGSTFSFKL